Below is a window of Leisingera sp. S132 DNA.
CCGCAGCGGCAGCACTTTACTACCTGGTGCACTCCACCCTGGCAGCAGCGCTGCTGTTCCTGGTCGCCGACCTGGTGATGGAACGTCAGGGCCCCTGGATCCTGCCGCAGCTGCCGATGCCGCAGACCGGGCTGATCTCGGCGCTGTTCTTTGCTGCTGCCATCGCGCTGGCAGGGATGCCGCCGCTCTCGGGCTTCCTGGGCAAGCTTCTGGTGCTGGACGCCACCCGCGGCGCAGCGCTGGCACCCTGGATCTGGGGCGTGATCCTGCTGGGCTCGCTTGTGACAATCATCGGTATGGCCCGCGCAGGCTCGCTCCTGTTCTGGAAAGGCCATGGCCTGCCGCCCGAAGACACCGGCACCAGCGCAGAGCCGCCCGTTGACACATTGCCCGCCCGGCCTGCTCAGCTGCCCTTCGTGGCCTGCTTCGGCCTGCTTGGCGGCCTGGTGGCGCTCACCGTCTTTGCAGGCCCCGCCACCCGCTATGCTGAGGCCACGGCCGCGCAGCTCTATGCGCCGTCGGCCTATATCGACACCGTTCTGGGGAGGACCGCGGAATGAAACTGATCTGGCGGCTGTTCCCGCACCCGTTTCTCACCCTGCTGCTGACCCTCACCTGGCTTCTGATGGTGAACCGCTGGTCGCTGAACTCCTTGGTCTTCGGTTTCATGCTGGGGGTAGTGATCCCCTTCGTGACCCAGCCTTTCTGGCCCAACCGCCCCAACCTGCGGCGCCCGCTCAAGATCGCGGAATACATTCTGGTGGTGCTCTTGGACATCGTGCAGGCCAACATCATCGTGGCCCGCATCGTTCTGTTCAAACCCAACGCCGACCGCCGCCCCAACTGGATCACCATCCCGCTGGACCTGAAAACACCCGAGGCGATCACCGCGCTGGCAGGAACCATCACCATGACCCCCGGCACCCTCTCGGCGGATGTCTCGGACGAGGGCCACGCCCTGCTGGTGCACTGCCTCGACGCCCCCAACCCGGACGCGGTGCGGGACGAAATCAAACAGCGCTACGAGCGCCGGCTGATGGAGATTTTCGAATGATCGAGAGCGCCGCCACCTTCGCCTTCGCCTGCTTCGCGCTTGCCATGCTGATGAACCTCTGGAAGGTCGTCACAGCCCCCGACGTGGCCGACCGGATCCTGGCGCTCGACACCATGTTCATCAACGCCATCGCCCTGATGGTGCTTTACGGCATGGCGCTGGGAACCGAGATCTTCTTTGAGGCCGCGATGATCATCGCCATGCTCGGCTTTGTCTCCACCGTGGCCTACGCGCGCTTCATCCTGCGCGGCAACATCATCGAGTAAGGGGCAGAAAGATGGAAACCCTGTTTGAATTCCTCGTCGCCGCCTTTCTGGTGACCGCCGGCATCTTCGGCATTGTCGGCTCCTACGGGCTGATCAAGCTGAACGATCAGATGTCGCGCCTGCACGCGCCGACCAAGGCCACGACCCTTGGCGTCGGTGGTGTGCTTCTGGCCTCCATGCTGCACGCCGCCGCGTTTGAGAAATACCTCTCCTACCATGAGCTGATGATCACGCTGTTCCTGTTCCTGACCGCACCGATCACGGCAAATTTCATTGCCAAGGTGCATATCCACCGGCAGGAAACCCGCGACACCATGCCAGAGGCCGGCGGCGACGATCACTGGGCCACCCACGACACGCCCGAGGACGAGGAACGCCGCAGCGCGTCCCAAACCCCGCCCGCCGAAGACTGACCGCACAGCACTCAGGAAGGCCTGACCCGTGATCGACACCTCCCGCCTGCCGCTGACCCGTGATCTGGTGCTCGTCGGCGGCGGCCACACCCACGCGCTGGTTCTGCGTACATGGGGGATGAAGCCCCTGCCCGGCGCCCGGCTGACGGTCATCAATCCCGGCCCCTCGGCGCCCTATTCCGGCATGCTGCCCGGTTTTGTTGCAGGCCATTACCAGCGGGACGAACTGGACATCGACCTGGTCCGCCTGGCTCGCTTTTCCGGCGCCCGCGTGGTGCTAGGCGCGGCAGAGCATATCGACACGGCGGCCCAACTGGTGCATGTGCCGGGCCGCCCGCCAATTGCCTATGACGTGGCTTCCATCGACATTGGCATCACCTCCGCCATGCCGGACCTTCCGGGCTTCGCGGAGCACGGCATCCCGGCCAAGCCGCTCGGCCGCTTTGCCGCCCATTGGGCTGCCTTCCGCGAGGCCAGCGGCCCGGCCCATGTCGCGGTGATCGGCGGCGGCGTTGCCGGGGCGGAGCTGATCCTGGCCATGGCCTATGCTCTCCGATCCCGCGGGCGCCTTGCCCAGGCCACGCTGATCGACAGCAGCAGCGCCTTGCGCGCGATTGGCGAAAAGGCCCGCCAGACCCTGCGCCGCGCCCTCGTTGAACAGGGTGTGCGGCTGGAAGAAAACGCCCGCATCGAACGCATCCACGACACCTACATCACGCTGCAGGACGGCCGCGAGATCCTCTCGGATTTCACCACCGGCGCCGCCGGCGCCCGCCCCTACGGCTGGCTCGCGGACAGCGGACTGGAGCTGAACGACGGTTTCATCCGCGTCAGCGGCACTTTGCAAAGCAGCGCCGAAAACGTCTTTGCCGCCGGCGACTGCGCCCATATGGAGTTTGCCCCGCGCCCCAAGGCCGGCGTCTATGCGGTGCGTCAGGCGCCGGTGCTCTACCACAACCTGCGCGCCCTGATGACCGGCGACCCGCTGCGCAGGTACAAGCCGCAGAAGGATTACCTGAAACTGATCTCTATGGGGTCGAAGGAAGCCTTGGGCGAACGTTTCGGCAGCACCCTGTCCGGCCCGCTGATGTGGACCTGGAAAGACCGCATCGATCAGGCCTTTATGGAGAAGTTCCGCGATCTTCCCGCCATGGACCCGCCGGACCTGCCCGCCGAACACACGCTTGGCATGGAGCAGGCACTGGGGGACAAGCCCATGTGCGGCGGCTGCGGCGCCAAGGTGGGGCGCAATGCCCTGCTGGGCACACTCTCAAGCCTACGCCAGACAGACCGCGACGACATTACCCCGCTGCCCGGCGATGACGCAGCCCTGCTGACCACCGGCAACGTCAATCAGGTGATCAGCACCGACCACCTGCGCAGCTTCACCAACGACCCGGTCTTGATGACCCGCATCGCCGCCGTCCATGCGCTTGGCGACATCTGGGCGATGGGGGCAGACCCGCAGGCCGCCACCGCCAACCTGATTCTGCCGCGCATGTCGCCCGCCCTGCAGGCCCGCACCCTGCAAGAGATCATGGGCACCGCCTCAGAGGTCATGCAGGCGGCCGGCGCCGCCATCATCGGCGGCCATACCTCGCTGGGCGATGAGCTGACCATCGGCTTGACCGTCACCGGCCTTTGCCCCCGCCCCGCCATCACCCTCGCAGGCGCCGAACCCGGCGACGCGCTGATCCTGACCAAACCCATCGGCTCCGGCGTTTTGCTGGCCGCGGAGATGGCGGGCGAAGCCAAGGGAGACTGGGTGGCCGCCGCGCTGGAGCAGATGAGCCAGCCGCAGGGCGCCGCAGCCCGCATCCTGCAGGACGCCCATGCAATGACCGATGTGACCGGCTTCGGCCTCCTGGGCCATCTGCTGGGCATCTGCGAAGCGTCCCGCACCGGGGCTGAGCTGTCCGCCGGCAAGATCCCCCTGATACAGGGCGCGGCGGAACTTGCAGACCGCGGCATCCGTTCCTCGCTGTTCCCCGCCAACCAGGCCGCCCTGCCGGAGCTGAGAACCACCGGCTGGCAAGACCTGCTGTTCGACCCGCAAACTGCAGGCGGCCTGCTGGCAGCGGTGTCTCCCGGTCAGGCTGATGAACTGCTGGCGCAGCTCACCGCAGCCGGCTACCCGGCCGCCCTCATCGGCAGGATCACGGAAATTTCCGGTAAGATCACCCTCAGCGCCTGACCCGCCGCGCGCCAGCGCGGCGCCACGCCCAACGGGAGCGGGGCCGCGCAGAGGCTCCGGCGACGGGCGGGAGAACCTCTGTCAGAGAGCAGACATGACCTCCGCCACCTGCGCTGCGGCGGCATTAAGGCCTGCTTCATCCAGAGCCTCAGCCTCCACCGTGGCAGCCACCTCCGCCCCGATAGCGGTCCGGGACTTGCGGTAAGCGGGATCGTAATGCTCCACCATCAGCGCTTCGGTCAAAGCAGCCTTGTCGCCTGCCTCGATGCTGGCAAACCAGCCGTCCACCACCGCGCCGGACCTGTGCGCGCGCAAGGGGCCCAGCTTGTCCCGCAGCGTGTCCGCATCCGACAGGATATCGTCATAGGCATCCACCAAGTAGCGGCAGCGCGCCGCCACCGGTACCTGCAGTTCGATACGCGGGGCCTGCTTCATCGCGTCCCAGACCGCAGGCGGAATGATCCGCTGGCCGATCCTGCTCGATTCTGCCTCCACCAGCACCGGACGGGCCGGGTCCAGCGTCATCAGCGCACCGGCCAAGGCGGACTCAAACCCTTTCTGCGAGGGCTGCGGCGTCGGCATATCCCCCAGCAATGAACCACGGTGATTGGCCAGCCCTTCCAGGTCCAGCACCTGCACACCCAGTTCTCCGGCGCGCTTCAGCACCTCTGTCTTGGCAGACCCGGTATAGCCGTCCAGCGCCACCAGCCGGTGCGGCAGCGCGGTCTGGTAAAGCGCCGCGTTCACCAGGCGGCGGTAGGTCTGATAACCGCCCTCCACCACCTGGGCGCGCCAGCCGATCTGCTGCAGCATCCAGGTAAAGGACCCCGACCGCTGGCCGCCGCGCCAGCAGTAGATCAGCGGCTTCCAGCCGCCCTCGTGGTGGCTCAGGCTCTGTTCGATATGATTGGCGGCATTGCGGAACACCAAGGCCGCCCCCAGCTTGCGCGCCTTGAAGGGGCTGTCCTGCACGTAAATCGTGCCGACCTCGGCGCGCTCCTCATTGTTCAGCACCGGCAGGCTGATCGCCCCCGGCACATGATCCTCGGCATATTCCGCCGGGCTGCGCACGTCGATCACGGTGTCGAACCCGTGCGCGTAGAACTCTTGCAATGAGGTGAATTTCAGCGCCATGGCCCATGCCTACCGCGCCCCATGCGCAAGGAAAAGCCGCAATTTCCGCCGCCGCGGCGATAAGTCTTGCGCGCATTGCGCACAGGGCGCTATGGCACGTCCTGCGAACAGACCACTCCCGTGCAATATGCCGGAAACCAGACCGCCAAGGACCAGAAGGCCATGACGACCGACCCGTTGGACATCCACTCCCTGCCCGGCCACCTGATCCGGCGGCTGCACCAGATATCCGTGGCCCAGTTCATGGACCATATGGCGGCAGAGGGCGTGGACCTTACGCCGGTGCAGTTTTCCGCCATGGCCGCGATCCACCGGTATCCCGGCATCGACCAGGCCTCGGTTGCGGGGCTCATCGCCTATGACCGCGCCACCCTGGGCAAAGTGGTGGACCGGCTGGTGGACAAGGGACTGGTGCAGCGATGCGTGTCCAAGGCCGACCGCCGCGCCCGCGAGGTCAGCCTGACCCGCGACGGCGTGGCCCTGCTGGAGCACATCCTGCCCATCGTGCGGGCGTCCCAGCCCGGCATTCTGACCGGCCTAACGGAAGCCGAGCAGGAAACTTTCGTGGCGCTGCTGCAAAAGGCGACCCTTGCAGGCAATGACCTCAGCCGCGCGCCGCAGCGCGATCTGCCCGCCCGCCACGCCGCTGAGTAACGCTCAGATCAGCTGCCCGCGCGGGATATCCTCCTCCCCGAACGGCTCGATCAGCTCCGGCCCCTCGGCGCGGTTGGAGTTTACCGCCGGATCCACCCGGTGGAAGTCCAGCACGCCCTCTGCCCCCGGCTGCATCAGCCGGGCAGCGCCACGGCCCTCCTCCCCCAGCCACTTGCCCCAGCCGCCTGCCTCCAGGATCAGCGGCATCCGGTGGTGGATGGCCGACAGCCCCTGATTGGCGGCGGTGGTGACAATCGCACAGGTCTTGACCGGATCGTCAGCCCCCCAGCTTTGCCAAACGGCGGCAAAGGCGATCGGCGCCCCATCACTGCGGTAAATGTACCAGGGCAGCCGCGCGCCCTCTTCCGATTTGGTCCATTCATAAAACCCCGCCGCCGGGATCAGGCAGCGCCGCTCCCGGGCCGCGGCGGCAAAGGCGGGCTTTTCCGCAATCGTCTCTGCCCGCGCGTTGATCAGCAGCGGCCCGGCGGTTTCCGTCTTGTACCACTGCGGCAGGAACCCCCAGCGCATCGATACCAGCTGCCGCCCGGCTTCTCCCGCCTGCACCACATGCACCGCGTTGGTGGGGCAGACGTTGTAATTGGGCACCGTGGGCAAATCATTTGCCGGCTGCGCCGCAAACAGCTGCGCCATTGCATCCGTGGGCAGGGTTATGGCAAATCGTCCGCACATGCTGATTTCTAACCCGGGCCGGGCCGCATTTGCAAAACCTCCCTGGCTCACCGCTTTTCAGCTGCCCTGACAGGATGATAGATAGGCCTCATGACTCTTCAGAACGATCTCCAGTCCGCCTTGGGCTTTCTCAACCAGGGCAAGTTCAAACAGGCGCTGAAACAGTCCAAGGGCGGCATGAAGCGGCACAAGAGCCACCCCGATTTCCCCAATATCGCGGGCATCTCCCTGTCCGGGCTGGGCAAGCACCGCGACGCCGTTCCCTACTTCAAGAAGGCGCTGGCGCTCGCCCCCGGCTTTCACGACGCCCGCAAGAACCTGGCGCAGACGCTTTTGTTCATGCAGCAGGGCGAACCCGCAATGAAACTGCTGGAGCGGGTGCTGAAGGACCAGCCCGGCGATCAGGCCGCGCTGTACCTGCAGGCGCAGGCGCATCTGGTGATGAACGACGCAGAGGCCGCGATTGAGGCCGCCACCGCCGCGCTGGCCCGTGATCCGCGCCAGCCGCGGATGCTGCGGCTGCGTGCCACCGCCTGGAACACGCTCGGCGACGAAAAGGCGACGCTGGCGGACTATCAGGCCGCGCTCAAGGTAAACCCCAATGACGCCGACGCACTTCAGAACGCCAGCCTGCTTCTGGCCCGCCTGATGCGCCAGGACGAGGCCACCGAGGCTGCCCGGAAGGCCGTGGCCGTGGCCCCCCAGAACGTCGAGGCCCGCCGCCGCCTGGCCAGCCAGCTGATCTCCAACGGCGAAAGCGATGCCGCCCGCGAGCAGTGCCTGGCGCTGATGGAGCTGGATCCCAAGGACACACAGGTGCTGGAAATGCTGGCCCGCATCAGCAGCCGCGACCAGAACGCAGAACTGCTGCCGGTGGCGCAAAAGGCGCTGAAAGCCGCCGCGCCGCGCTCGCTCGACCGCGCCAACGTCAGCTTTGCACTCGCCCGGATCGCCGACCAGGCGGGCAACAAGGAGGCTTTTGCCGCCCACAACGACGAAGCCAACGCCTGTATGGCGGCGCAGACCCCCTACGGCTACGAAGAGAGCGAGCGTCAGTTCAGCCGCATCATGGCGGCCTTCCCAGGCCAGATCACTCCGGCAGAAACCGCTGCAGACGGCCCGCGGCCGATCTATGTTGTGGGGATGCCGCGCTCCGGCACCACCCTCACCGAAACCGTGATCGGCCTGCATCCGGATGTGTTCCCCTTGGGCGAGCGCGGCGTGCCGGCCTTCCTGCTGCATCCCTATCTGGAGAAGGATCAGGACTTCCCCCCCGAGGCCGCCCGCACCTTCGTGGCGGAGGACATCAGCCGCCTGCCCGGAATGCCTGAGAGTACTGCGGCCTATGTCGACAAGATGCCGGACAACTACCGCCTGCTGGGCCACCTTGCGACCGCCTACCCGGATGCACGGTTTGTTCATCTTTGCCGCGACCCGCGCGATGTGGCGCTGTCGATCTGGCGCGGTTATTTCTCCGGCAGCTCGCTCACCTATGCCTACGACCTGAGGGCGATGGCGCACCGCTTCAACCTCTATGGCCGGCTGATGCAGCACTGGCGGCAGGTGATGCCGGGGCGGATCTATGACCTGCGCTACGAAGACTTTGTGGCCGATATCGAAGGCGAAAGCCGCAAGCTCGCGGACTTCTGCGGGCTGGAGTGGGTCGAGGATATGGCCCACCCGGAACGCCACAAAGGCCAGGTCCTGACGCTGTCGAATACCCAGGTCCGCCAGACGGCGCACACGCGCTCGATTGGCAAATGGGAGAAATACGCGGACGTGCTGGCGCCGTTCACCGACGGCTTGGACCCGGAAATCTGGCCGGAAATCAAACAGTAACGGGGCTTACTTGGTGTAGGCCTTGCGCGCGATTTCGATCCGCGCGTCCATCATCGACATCTCTTTCAGGATCTCCTGCCGGCGGCTGCGGTCGCCGGCCTCGCGCAATTCTTCCCGCAGGCGCTGAAGCTCGCGCGACAGGCTCACGAACTCCGGCACTCCGCCGCTCTCGCGCACCAGCCGGTTGACCAGCGCATTCTCCGGGTCGTCGCATTGCGGCAACGGCTTGCCTGCGCCCTGCAGATTATCAAAGGCGCCGTCCTTTTCGGCGGCTTCGATCCGGGCATTGATGAGGTCGATCAGCGGGTGGTCCATGGCCGCATTCTGCCATGCACGCCGGCCGCGGGAAAGCCCCCGCCGCCCCGTTAACAAACCGGTGGCGAAGGTTAAGAATGCCTAAAGATAATGCGGCAGCCCTCCTGCCCGAATGTTTCGCGCGCGAAACATTCGGTCCGGTCCGGACCTATATGCCACGGCCTATTTCACCTGCGAAATCCGCCCGTCGGTATAGGGCGTATAGGGGCCCTGGGCGGCCAGGTACTCCGCCAGCACATCCGCCAGGTCGGGGCCAAAGTCATAGGCGTTCTTGTCGTCGCCTTCGAACATCGCATAGCCGTCGCCGCCGTTGCGGACATAGTCATTGGTGACCACCACATAGGTCTTGGCCGGATCAACCGGCACAAAACCGTCGCCCTCAGCCACCAGCACCTCGGTGACGCGGCCCGCGTTCGGCGCGGCGGAGCTGTCCCAGCTGAATTTCAGCCCCGCCACCTGCGGAAAGCGCCCCTTGACGTCCTCCACCTGGCTGACGCCGTTCTCCAGCGCCGCGACCAAAGTCTTGCCGTCGATCTGGAAAGTAGACAGCGTATTCTGGAACGGCAGGATGGTCAGCACCTCGCCCATGGTGACCTCCCCCGCATCCAGGCTGGCGCGGATACCACCGGAATTTGCGATGGCAATGGTCACGCCCTGATCCTTCACCCGGTCCAGCATCGCATCAGCCACAAGGTTGCCCATCGGGCATTCCTGCACCCGGCACACATCCCGGCTGCCTTCGATGGCATCCGCGGCCTCTGCCACAACCTTGTTGCGGATCTCATCCAGCGGCTGGGCCAGTTCCGCGATCCGGTCCAGCGTGGCCGCATCCTCACTGACGGCCGCATCCATGATCAGCGGCTCGCCAGTCGCGCTGATCACATGGCCTGCGTCGTCAAAGGTCACGTTCAGCTCACCCAGGAACTTGCCATAGGCGTAGGCCTGCACGATCTGCACCCCGTTCACCACGGTCGGATACGGCCCCGCGGCCTTGTCTGAGGTATTGGACAAGTAAGTGTTGCTGTGCCCGCCGACGATCACATCCACTCCGGTGGTCTCCGCCGCGACCCGCTGGTCAACGCCATAGCCGGAGTGGCTCAGCACCACGATCTTGTTCACACCTTCCGCCGTCAGCCGGTCCACCTCTGCCTGCACCGCCGCCACGGGATCGGAGAACTGCACGTTCTTGCCAGGGCTTGCCAGTTCATGCGTGTCCTCCGGCGTCAGCCCGATCAGTCCGATCATCTCGCCGCCCCGCTCAATCACCGTGGATTTCTTCAGCACATCCGCCAGCGCTGGTTCAGCAGAAACATCCGCATTCGACATCAAGACCGGAAAGCCCACCGCATCCATGAACCCGCGAAGCACCTCCGGCCCGTCGTCGAATTCATGATTGCCGACTGTCATTCCGTCATAACCCAGCTTGGTCATGAACTCCGCCGCGGCCTTGCCCTTGTAGTAGGTATAGAACAGCGACCCCTGGAACTGATCGCCGCCATCCACCAGGATCGCGTTCTCCGCCCGCGCCCGCGCGTCAGCGATGGCCGTCACCAGCCGCGCGGTGCCACCAAAGCATTTGCCCTCGGCCTGATCCTCTGCGTCGCAGGTGCTGTCGTATTTGTTGATCGGCTCAAACCGCGAATGGAAATCGTTCGTGTGCAGGATGGTCAGCTTGTACTCCGCCGCCGCGCTGCCGGCGGTCAGCGCCAGGGCTGCAACCGTTGTGAGAATGCGTGCAATCATAAGGAGCGCTCCCGTTGTTCTGTTTTCGGGAAGCCTGCGCCCAAACACCGCGCCCGTCAAAGGGGAAAAGCCGTCCCGTTGCCTCCCCTTGCGTCAGCTGGCCGGCCGCCAGCCGCCCAATCCCCCTTGATTCATCCGTAATCGCAGGGCATCAGGCGCCTATGCTGATTTACAAGATTTTCCGGGCGGACGAATGGGCCGCACTGCAAGCGGCGGGCGAGACCCAGGGCGCGCCGATTGATGTGGCGGACGGCTATGTCCATTTCTCCACTGCAACCCAGGCGGCGGAAACCGCAGCCAAGCATTTTGCCGGCACCGCGGGGCTGACGCTGCTGGCCTGCGATGCGGAGGCAATGGGCGGCGATTTGAAATGGGAAGTGTCCCGCGGCGGTGCCGAGTTTCCGCATCTCTACCGCAATATCCGCATGTCGGACGTGATCTGGGCCAAGCCGCTGCCGCTGGCAGATGGCATTCATCAGTTCCCGGAGGAGATGGCATGAAGTTTCCTGAGAAACTGGCTCTGGCCGCCCTGCACAAGGTGGATCCCGAAGCCGCACACGGTCTGTCCATCAAGGCCCTGACCATGGGGCTGACGCCGGCGCCCGGCCCGGTGACCTCTGCCCGGCTCAAGACCACGCTGGCAGGGATCGACCTGCCGAACCCGGTGGGGCTGGCCGCGGGATTCGACAAGAACGCCGAAGCCCTGGCGCCGCTGTCAAAATCCGGTTTCGGCTTTATCGAGGTGGGTGCGGCAACGCCCCGCCCGCAGCCCGGCAATCCCAAACCGCGCCTGTTCCGCCTGACGGAGGACAAGGCAGCAATCAACCGCTTCGGCTTCAACAATGAGGGCATGGAGGCAATCGGCGCGCGTTTGGCACAGCGGCCCCGGGACGCGGTGATCGGCTTGAACCTCGGCGCCAACAAGGACAGCGAGGACCGCGCCGCGGATTTCGCCAAGGTGCTGGCCCATTGCGGCGCGCATCTGGATTTTGCCACCGTCAACGTGTCCTCCCCCAACACCGAGAAACTTCGTGACCTGCAGGGCAAGGCGGCGCTGTCGGCGCTGCTGGCAGGCGTCATCGAGACCCGCGAGGGCCTCAGCCGCCGGGTGCCGGTGTTCCTGAAAATCGCCCCGGATCTGGACCGCTCAGGGATCGAGGACATTGCCGCTGTTGCGCTGGAAAGTGGCATCGACGCGGTGATTGCCACCAACACCACCCTGTCACGCGACGGGCTGCAGAGCGCCCATAAGGATGAGGCCGGCGGTCTGTCCGGCGCGCCGCTGTTCGAAAAATCCACCCGGGTTCTGGCGCAGCTGTCGGAACTGCTGGAGGGCCAAGTGCCGCTGGTCGGCGTCGGCGGCATCGGCACGGCAGAGCAGGCCTATGCCAAGATCTGTGCCGGCGCCAGTGCCGTGCAGTTTTATACCGCGATGGTCTACGGCGGATTGTCGCTGGCCGGCGATACTGCGCGCGGGCTGGATGAATTGCTCGCCCGCGACGGGTTTGAGAATGTCGCGCAAGCGGTTGGAACAAAACGGAAGGACTGGCTGTGATCACCTATTGGCATTACCCGAAATGCTCAAAATCCCGCGCGGGCCTTGCGTTGATCGAGGAGCGCGGCGCAGAGGTTCAGACGCGCGTTTACCTGGAGAATGCGCCCTCAGTCGAAGAGCTGAAGGCGGTTCAGGCGGCGCTTGGTATCTCCGCGGTAGAGATGATGCGGACTGGCGAGAAGATCTTCAAGGAGCTGGGCCTGAGCAAAGACAGCGCCGAGGACGATCTGCTGGCGGCAATGGCGGCGCATCCGATCCTGATCGAACGCCCGATTGCGATCAGGGACGGCAAGGCGGTGATCGGCCGCCCGACCGAGGCAATCGAAGCGCTGCTCTGACCGTTTCCCGGCGCGGGAAACGGCCAAAAATCCTGCGAGGATTTTTTTGGCGTGCCATCTGCAGCGGGGTGCCTGTTTTCCGCGCCGGAAAACGGGCCGGAATTCTCGCAGAATTCCGGCTGGCTCAAGTGCCCACCTGCGCCTCCAGCCGCGGGTAGCGCAGGCCCAGCGTCACACCGCGGGCAATGTTCAGGACAATCAGCGATGCCCACAGTCCGTGATTGCCAAAGGCCGGAACCAGTACCAGCAGTGCTGCGACGTAGATGGCTACCGATTGCAGCATCGCCCATCGCATGTCGCGGGTCCAGGTGGCACCGATGAAGATGCCATCGAACATCCAACTGGCGATCCCCAGAACAGGCATGATTACCGCCCAAATGAGGAACACCCGGCCTGCCTCCCGCACCTCGGGTGAGGTCGACATCAGGTCAATCAGCCATGGCCCTCCGGCAGCATAGGCGATGCCCAGCAGCACCGCGCCGCCGGCGCCCCATTGCGACGTCACCACGGCAGCCCGGCGCAGCCGCTGCCGCGCCTTGGCGCCGACGGCGCTGCCCACCAGCGCCTCAGCCGAGAAGGCAAAGCCATCCAGCGCAAAGGCGGTGATCTCGACAAATTGCAGCAGGATCTGGTTAGCGGCGAGGTTCACATCGCCAATGCCGGAGCCGATGAACAGGAAGGTGGTGAAGGACCCGGTGAGCAGCACCGAGCGCACCATGATGTCGCCGTTCACCTGCATCATCCGTTTCAGCCGCGCCGGATCAAACACCCGCGCCCAGTCGCGCCACTGGTCGCCGGCAAAGGCATCGCGGCACAGGTACAGCCCCAGCGCCAGGCCGCTCCATTCGGCAATCAGCGTGGCGATGGCAACGCCCTCCACGCCCCAGCCGAGGCCCAGCACGAACCACAGGTCCAGCACGATGTTCAACCCGTTCATCCAGACCTGCAGCAGGAACACGCCGCGGGTGCGCTCCACCGCGATCAGCCAGCCGGTCACGGCATATAGTGCAATGGTGGCCGGGGCGCCCCAGATGCGGATCTGCAGGTAATCGCGGGCGAGGCTTTCGACCTCGGCACTGGCGGGCGCCAGCGCAAAGGCGCCCCAGAACACGGCGCCTTGCGCGATGATGAAGACAGCACCAGCGGCAAAGGCCAGGAGCAGCCCGCGCATCAGAAGCGCGCCGGTTTCCCCCCAGTCCCCGGCCCCGCGCGCCTGCGCGGCCAAACCAGTGGTGCCCATGCGCAGGAATCCGAAGATCCAGTAGATCGTCGCTAGGATGACCGCGCCGATGCCCACCGCGCCAATTGGCGCGGCCTCACCCATCTGGCCGACCACGCCGGTGTCCACGGCGCCCAGGATGGGAACCGTGGCGTTCGACAGAACAATCGGCAATGCGATGCTGAGCACCCGTTTATGGGTGATCTCCGTGTCCGCGCTGGTCATCCGGTCAGCCTTCGCCGTTCTGGTCCTGCGGCATCAGGAAATGGCCGGTGGCCTGTGCAAACAGCTTGTCCTTGTGGTCCTGCCAGGCCTCCACATGCACCGAGGCATAGCGGCGCCC
It encodes the following:
- a CDS encoding tetratricopeptide repeat-containing sulfotransferase family protein; the protein is MTLQNDLQSALGFLNQGKFKQALKQSKGGMKRHKSHPDFPNIAGISLSGLGKHRDAVPYFKKALALAPGFHDARKNLAQTLLFMQQGEPAMKLLERVLKDQPGDQAALYLQAQAHLVMNDAEAAIEAATAALARDPRQPRMLRLRATAWNTLGDEKATLADYQAALKVNPNDADALQNASLLLARLMRQDEATEAARKAVAVAPQNVEARRRLASQLISNGESDAAREQCLALMELDPKDTQVLEMLARISSRDQNAELLPVAQKALKAAAPRSLDRANVSFALARIADQAGNKEAFAAHNDEANACMAAQTPYGYEESERQFSRIMAAFPGQITPAETAADGPRPIYVVGMPRSGTTLTETVIGLHPDVFPLGERGVPAFLLHPYLEKDQDFPPEAARTFVAEDISRLPGMPESTAAYVDKMPDNYRLLGHLATAYPDARFVHLCRDPRDVALSIWRGYFSGSSLTYAYDLRAMAHRFNLYGRLMQHWRQVMPGRIYDLRYEDFVADIEGESRKLADFCGLEWVEDMAHPERHKGQVLTLSNTQVRQTAHTRSIGKWEKYADVLAPFTDGLDPEIWPEIKQ
- a CDS encoding DUF1992 domain-containing protein → MDHPLIDLINARIEAAEKDGAFDNLQGAGKPLPQCDDPENALVNRLVRESGGVPEFVSLSRELQRLREELREAGDRSRRQEILKEMSMMDARIEIARKAYTK
- a CDS encoding bifunctional UDP-sugar hydrolase/5'-nucleotidase; amino-acid sequence: MIARILTTVAALALTAGSAAAEYKLTILHTNDFHSRFEPINKYDSTCDAEDQAEGKCFGGTARLVTAIADARARAENAILVDGGDQFQGSLFYTYYKGKAAAEFMTKLGYDGMTVGNHEFDDGPEVLRGFMDAVGFPVLMSNADVSAEPALADVLKKSTVIERGGEMIGLIGLTPEDTHELASPGKNVQFSDPVAAVQAEVDRLTAEGVNKIVVLSHSGYGVDQRVAAETTGVDVIVGGHSNTYLSNTSDKAAGPYPTVVNGVQIVQAYAYGKFLGELNVTFDDAGHVISATGEPLIMDAAVSEDAATLDRIAELAQPLDEIRNKVVAEAADAIEGSRDVCRVQECPMGNLVADAMLDRVKDQGVTIAIANSGGIRASLDAGEVTMGEVLTILPFQNTLSTFQIDGKTLVAALENGVSQVEDVKGRFPQVAGLKFSWDSSAAPNAGRVTEVLVAEGDGFVPVDPAKTYVVVTNDYVRNGGDGYAMFEGDDKNAYDFGPDLADVLAEYLAAQGPYTPYTDGRISQVK
- a CDS encoding DUF952 domain-containing protein, coding for MLIYKIFRADEWAALQAAGETQGAPIDVADGYVHFSTATQAAETAAKHFAGTAGLTLLACDAEAMGGDLKWEVSRGGAEFPHLYRNIRMSDVIWAKPLPLADGIHQFPEEMA
- a CDS encoding quinone-dependent dihydroorotate dehydrogenase gives rise to the protein MKFPEKLALAALHKVDPEAAHGLSIKALTMGLTPAPGPVTSARLKTTLAGIDLPNPVGLAAGFDKNAEALAPLSKSGFGFIEVGAATPRPQPGNPKPRLFRLTEDKAAINRFGFNNEGMEAIGARLAQRPRDAVIGLNLGANKDSEDRAADFAKVLAHCGAHLDFATVNVSSPNTEKLRDLQGKAALSALLAGVIETREGLSRRVPVFLKIAPDLDRSGIEDIAAVALESGIDAVIATNTTLSRDGLQSAHKDEAGGLSGAPLFEKSTRVLAQLSELLEGQVPLVGVGGIGTAEQAYAKICAGASAVQFYTAMVYGGLSLAGDTARGLDELLARDGFENVAQAVGTKRKDWL
- the arsC gene encoding arsenate reductase (glutaredoxin) (This arsenate reductase requires both glutathione and glutaredoxin to convert arsenate to arsenite, after which the efflux transporter formed by ArsA and ArsB can extrude the arsenite from the cell, providing resistance.); this encodes MITYWHYPKCSKSRAGLALIEERGAEVQTRVYLENAPSVEELKAVQAALGISAVEMMRTGEKIFKELGLSKDSAEDDLLAAMAAHPILIERPIAIRDGKAVIGRPTEAIEALL